The segment CCGAGGGAGCCCAAGTGATCGCCTACTGGAGAGAGAGGTGGAAATGAGATGATTTGTATCTTTGACAAGGACGAAAACCTCCGCTCCACCCTGTTGCAGGAAGAAGGGTTTCTCCATTGGGCCGAGGCCAAAATTGAGGAGGAATTGAACGGGCAGACCAGCATGGATCTGTCCGTTCCCTATTTTGTCAACAGTCCGGACCACCCGGGGTCAGGGGAGCGGAATCATCCGGATGTCCACTGGATCGAGGTGGAAAACACCCTGGTTGTGAAGATGACGGACTACAACCGGGATGAAGAATACTTCCGGGAGTTTGTCATCAAAGAGACAGAGCTGGATACAGAGGCCGATCTGAAAATCGCCTACTGTCATGATTCTGCCATCGCCGAGCTCAACGACGAAAAGGTTGAGGAGAAACGGCCGGGATATGGATCCGACAGCGGGACGACGGCACGGATCGCCCTTCAGGACGCCTTGGAGGGTTCCCGGTGGGTGCCGGGGATCGTGGAGGATCTCGGTTTGTCACGGGCTCACTTCTTCCATGAATCCCGTCTCGCCTGCGTTCACAAGATTTTGGAGGCGTGGGGGGCGGAAGTCCGCTTCCGGGTGGAAGTTTCGGGAAGCGGAATTGTGGGCCGGTATGTGGATCTCTTCGCCGAGCGGGGAGCGGATCGGGGAAAACGGATTGAGTTGGGGAAAGATCTGATGGCCCTCAATCTGAATATCTCCAGTGAGAACCTGAAAACGGCCATCTGGCCCCGGGGAAAAGGGCTGAAGTCGGATGGGGAGGAAGACCTCGACCCGGCGGCAGGTCGAAGGGTCAGCATCGCCGAAGTGGAGTGGAGCCAGGCCTTGGGCGATCCGGTGGAGAAGCCGAAGGGGCAGGAATGGATCGGTCTGCCTGAAGAGTTGGAGGCTTGGGGACGTGGGAAGCCCGGGCAGAAACGGCACAAGATGGTGGATGTGGTGTTTGAGGAGATAGAGGATCCGGAAACGCTGGCCCAGGAGGCCTTTAAACTCCTCCAGGAGTTGGCCAAGCCGGAGGTTTCCGCCGACATCCGGATGATGGACCTGGAGCATCAAACCAGTCACGAAGCGGTCCGGTTGGGTGACACCGTCCGGCTGGTGATCTCCTCAGTGGATCCGGCCATCCGGTTGCGGGCACGGGTGGTGAAGCGGGTCCAATACCTGGGGGAGATGGAGCGGACGGAGGTTACCATCGGGAGTCAAGTGGAGACGACTTTGGAACTATCCCGGGAGATCCGGCGGGAGGTGGAGAAGGAGTTTGGCAAGGTGGCTCCAATCACCTGGAAAGACTCCATGATTGACTTGTTGAACAATGAAATTGTCTCCTCCAATGCCTATCTCTATATGAACACCAGCGATGGCATGATCCTGTTCAATCGCCCCCGGGACCAACATCCCGACGAGGCCATGCAGATGGTGGCGGCGGGGCTCCGGATCTCTGCCACCAAGGATCCGGAGGGGGAGTTCATATGGACCACGGCAATCACTGCCAAGGGAATCCACGCCGATGCGATCACCACCGGGCAGATGAAGGCGGATCGGATCGGCGCCGGCATTCTCAGCCTCGGTGGGAAAGATTTCGGTGCCGCTCAATTGTTCCTCCGGGACAGAGAAGACAATATTATTGCCCACTTCGACGGAGAGGCCCGCAGCTGGAATGAATTGCGGGCGGGAGCGATGTATGCTCCCAATGTGCCCCGGCGGACGACGTTGGAGGATGAACTCTCCACCACCAGCCTTTATGTTCACCCGGTGGCGGGGGATGATGTGGAAGGGGACGGAACCTCCTCCCATCCCTTTCGCACTCTGCAACGGGCGGTCGATTTCATCCCGGAGGTGAATGATGCCACTTGGGATATCCGGGTGATCGAGCCGACGAAATATCCTATCTCGGAGCATCTGGAGATCCGGGGATTCCGGGGGGATGGAATCGTCCGGTTTCGGATGGACGGTGTTCGGTTCAACGGGTGGGTTCGGCTCTCATCCAATCTGCACCGGTTTGCATTTTACGGGGGCCACTACTATCACAATGGACAGGGTCATCCCCGGACTCCGGAAGGACCGATCGCCACCTTTCATGTGATCAGGACCAACATTCTGTACATGGAGAATTGCTGCGTTTCGGCAGAACAGAAGGCGGAGCATGCCATGTCCGCCACCTATGGCTCCTTTGTGGAAGCCCACGACTGCTATTTTGATCGCGGGCTTCGCAACGGCGCTCAGGCGATCCGGGGTTCCAAGATGTACATCAACAACTGCGGCGGGCGGGAGAATGGCGAATTTGGCGCTTATGCCTCCATCAACAGTGAAATCGCCATCTCCGGAGATGTAGTGGATCAAAAGATTTACTGTCCTGCCGGGAAAGGAGGCGGGACAGGGGAGGATCACTTTTTCTGGTACTCCACTTGGACCTCCGAGGTGAGGGTTCCGTCCACCTATGCCGGGAGGAAAAGATCGGGATTGAGGGTGGCGATTCCCGAAAACAAGATCTTGACCGCCTATCCCACAGAGGTTGCCAGTTGGCGGGGTCAGGGGGGCGACACAGACGATGGCCGGGGTTGGCATGTCGGCAGGCTGCTCCAAGGTGCGGGCTTCTATCCCCATCTGTTGGCAGAGGGAGAAGACGGATATGGAGGGAACCATGCCGGATTCGTCTGGTTTGGCAATATCAACTTCAAAACCCGGCTGGCAGGCCGGACCATCAAAGATGTCCGGGTCCAACTCCGACGGGCACCCCGATTCACCCCGGATACCCCGAAGGAAGTCCAATGTTGGTTGCACAACTATGTCCGCCAAGATGAGGCGGAGGATTGGGAGCCAAGCAGGGTCCTGATGGAGAGTCACAAGGTGGGATCCTACTCCTGGAATGATGAAAGGAGATTCACACTCCCCCGATCCGCCGGAGAGCGATTGGCGAAGGGAGAGGCGATCGGATTGGCCTTTTTCCATGAAGACTGGACCCAGGGATTGGAGATCGTGCCCCGATCGGTGGTGTTGGAGGTGGTGTACGAGTGAAAATCGTCCTGCATAACGATGAGCGCGTGGTGGATGTGATTGGCGGATGTCAGGAGATTCGGGTCCATGGTGACAGAATCCGCTGGGAAGGGGGCGACCTGTGCGCTCCTTTTTTCTTGGTCCCTGATGAGGTGGATGTCCACCCGGAAGATCCGGTTGACTCCGTGGCGGATCATTGCCGCAAACAGGACTGGGAGCCGCCGGATCCGCAATGGATGCAAGAGTTGTTGGAACGGGTGGAGGCTCTGGAGAAAGGGGTGGAACATGGAAAAAGCGATTAAATGGATCCTTGGTCTGGGCGGCGCCTCCGCCTCTTTTTTATGGGGAGGGTGGTCGTCATTGCTGGGGGTGTTGTTGTTTTTAGTGATCTTGGACTACCTGTCCGGAATGATTGCGGCCGCAATGGAGGGCAAGTTGAACAGCGGTGTGGGCATGATCGGGATCACCAAAAAGATTTTAACCTTTGCCCTGGTGGCGGTGGCACATTTGGTGGATGGGACATTGGGTGAAAACCATCTGTTCCGGGATGCGGCGATCTTCTTCTATCTGGCCAATGAAATGCTGTCCATCTTGGAAAATGCAGGGCGGATCGGGGTGCCGATCCCGCCCGGGTTTCACCAGGCGATTGAACTGTTGAAAGGGAAAGAGGAGGAGAAATGAATTTGTGATCCCCTGGGCCAAAAACAGAAGGAAGGAGTTGATTCCGTGGCCAAGAAAATCTTTATCGACCCCGGACACGGGGGCAAGGATCCGGGAGCGACGGGAAACGGGCTGAAGGAAAAGGATCTGACCTTGGCCATCGCCCGGGAGTGTCGTCGGGTTCTGCAACAGGAGTATACCGGTCACAGTATCCGGATGAGCCGGGAGAAGGATCAGACGGTTTCCTTGCGGCAACGTACAGAGGAAGCCAACCGATGGGGAGCCCATTTTTTTCTGTCGATCCACATTAACGCCGGGGGCGGAACCGGATTTGAATCCTATCGGTATGTAAAACAGGGATCGGCGATGACGATGGCGGTGCAGAAGGAGGTTCATGCTGTGGTTTTGGCCCGATCGGGATGGAAGGACCGGCGGAAAAAGTGGGCCAACTTTCATGTGTTGCGCGAATCCAAGATGCCCGCCGTCTTGACGGAAAACGGGTTTATCGACACCGGGGCCGACGCTGCGAAGCTGAAGGACCCGGCATTTGTGAAGAAACTGGGGCGGGCCCATGCGGAAGGATTGGCCAAAGCACTGGGGTTGAAGAAGAAGCCCTCCTCAGCTCCACCTGTGTCTGCACCGAAGCGGGATCAACTGATCCGGGTGAGGGTGAACGGGAAACAGGCAGGGGCTTTTGCACAGCCTGAAAATGCCGTGGATCTGGTGGAAAAGGTAGCTAAACCGGGAGCGGTGATTGATGTGAATATGGTTTAGGAGAAGCCTGGCCGGGGGGATCACCCGCCGGGCCCTTTTGGTTTTAACCGCTAGAAACATTGTGAAAGAGCCGTCATACCCATAGGGCACAAGTCGTGCCTAGGGTCGCTTCACTCCCCGGTCTTGCTATGCACTCTCCAGCACAAGTCTCGCCTAGGTCACTCCGTTCCCGGTCTCGCTATGCAGGGAGGGTTGGGTTTCACATGGAGTGACTTTGGCTCGTAAGAACAACCGGAACGGAATGTGAAACCCAATCCCGACCGCCTTCAAACGCACTAAATCACAATGCTTCCAGGCGGATCGGCTGGAAGGGAGCCGTTGGAAATCCGGTTTCAGCCGTTGTGGGATGATCTGTTCTGTGTTACAATGAACAGACCGCGCTAGATGGGGAGGTAGCGGTGCCCTGTAACCCGCAATCCGCTACAGCGGGATTGAATTCCCGCCTAAGGCTTTCATCGTGTGGGGTCCGGCCCATGCAGGAAGTGTTGACGAACAGGTCCTGCGCAACGGGAACCTCTGAACCGTGTCAGGTCCTGACGGAAGCAGCACTAAGGAGACACTCCCGTGTGCCGCAGGGGTGCCTGATCCGAGCCGAATGCATGGAGCCCGCCCAGGCGGAGGAGGTCGAAGGCGGGTGCGCGGTACATAACTCAGGTTTACAAAGCGAACCGAGATCAACGGTTCGCTTTTTTTTGAAGGAAGTCAGAGAAGCGGGGCGAATAAATTGAATAAGGAAAAATATTGATATAACCATTGGGTGAAGATGCATCTGTTGACTTTAACGGGGATGAAGGAGGTTGTAAGGTGCCCATCGCGTTTCATCTGGATTTACATCCCGATCAACTGGCATCCTGGGTGAAAAACTGTACCCAGGCCGTGGTGACGGTGGATGACCAAGGGGTGGTCAAAACGGTGAGCCCGCAGTTTCTGAAACTGCTTCAATGCCCTTTGGATCAAGTGGTGGAGCAACCCTTGGATCGTTACCTCCACCTTCCCCCGGAGGAGATGGAGCGTCTCCGACATCCGGATGCCCACGGTGGCCTCCGGTGGGTACAGGGAGAGCTGCTTCCCTTTGGATCCTCCCCCAAGACGGTGACCCTGCAGCGGATTTCCGGAAAAAGCTCTGATGGGTGGCTCCATCTCCTTTTGATATATTCCCGAGATCAAGGTGCTCACCATCTGCAACGACATGCGGAGCAGATTGTGAACAGCTTGCCCCAGGGCATTGTTCTGTTGGATTCCACATTGCGGGTGACGGAAATCAATCCCGCCGCGTGCCGGATGTTTGGTGTGAACAAGGATGACCTGTGTGGGCAGGAGATGAAGCGATTGTTTTTGCGCCTCGAGGGAGGGGAGGGGGTCGATGAACTGGAGGACAGGATCCGCCGCAGAGAACCCTTCCGGGATATTCCGGCCTCCTGGATTCTGGAGGGCGTCCCCCAAGTGGTTACGGTCGATTACGAAATCGCGGCTGAGTCCGGAGGAGAAAGCTTCCTCACCATTAACGATATCACCCGGAATCATCTGTTGGACTTGAAGGTCCGGCAGACGGACCGCTTGGCGATGATCGGTCAGATGGCAGCCGGGACTGCCCATGAAATTCGGAATCCACTGACTTCGATCCGGGGGTTCTTGCAGGTGATCCGTCATACTCTCGACGAGAGGGGAGACTTAAAAGGCCAAGGCTACGCAGAGATTATGCTCCGGGAGATTGATCGGATCAATCATCTGCTTGGCGAGTTTCTGTTGATGGGTAAACCACGGAACGTAAAAAAGCGCCGGGTGGAGTTGGACCACTCCCTGCGGGAATTACTTCCGATCATTGAAAATGAAGCGATCCTCCATAACATCGAAGTTCGTTATTTGCCCGGACTGAAAGACTTTCCGCCGGTGTGGGCCGATCCGGAATTATTGAAGCAAGTGGTTTTGAATTTATGCAAAAACGGAATCGAAGCGATGGGGGAAGGAGGACTTCTGCAACTGCGCCTGAGCGGGGATGAGGAGCGCTTGATTCTGGAAGTGGAAGATCATGGTCCGGGAATTCCGGATTCGGAAATCAACCTGATATTTGACCCCTTCTATACAACCAAGGAGAACGGAACCGGCCTCGGATTGGCGGTAAGCAAGCAGATCATTGAGGATATCGGGGGGGAAATTCAGGTCTCCTCCGGTGAAGCGGGGAGCATTTTCAGCGTGATTCTCCCTTGTGTCCGGGACTGACCACCCGTCATGGAAAGGCGGGTTTTCCTTTTGGAAAAATCCCCGGTTCTATAGTATGATAAATACATTATCAACCTTGTGCCCTCAACCGCATCACGGAGAAAGTTTGGAGGGTTGCACGTGTCGTATCGGGCACTGTACCGCGTTTGGCGTCCGCAAAAGTTTGAAGACCTGATCGGACAGGAACATGTAACCACCACCTTGAAAAATGCCCTGGCCGAGGGCCATTTTTCCCATGCCTATCTTTTCAGCGGTCCCCGGGGAACGGGGAAGACCAGTGCCGCCAAGATTATGGCGAAAGCGGTGAACTGTCTGCAGGGACCGGCACCGGAACCTTGCAACGAATGCGATGCCTGCCGCAAGATCACGGATGGATCACTGATGGACGTGGTGGAAATCGATGCCGCTTCCAACCGGGGCGTGGACGAGATCCGGGACCTTCGGGACAAGGTGAAATATGCTCCCTCGGAAGTGCGCTGTAAGGTCTATATCGTGGACGAAGTTCATATGTTGACCGCGGAAGCTTTCAATGCCCTTCTGAAAACTTTGGAGGAGCCTCCCGGACATGCGATCTTCATCCTGGCGACCACAGAACCGCACAAATTGCCATCCACCATCATCTCCCGCTGCCAAAGGTTTTCCTTTCGTCGCCATACCTTGGGGAATACGCTGGGACATCTGCGGAAAATCTGTGATTCCCAAGGGATTCAGGCGGAGGATTCCGCTTTGGCGGTGATTGCCCAGGCGGCGGACGGAGGGATGCGGGATGCCCTCAGCCTGTTGGACCAGGTCCTCGCTTTTTCCGATGACCGTGTGGATGAGGCTGCCGTTCTGTCTGTGACGGGATCTGTTTCCCGCGCCACCCTGGGAGACCTGATGGAGGCCTGTCTCGGTCGGGATGCAGGCACGGCCCTGGAGAAGGTGGAGGAGTTATTGGCGGACGGACTGGAGCCGGAAAGGTTGATCCATGACTTGGTGCAGTTGTCCCGTGACCTTCTGTTGCTGGCCGCCGCTCCGGAATTAAAGGAAGTGCAAGAACGGCTGGCCGGGGAAGAGCGATGGAACCGGCTGATAAAAAGAGAATCGATCGATGGTTTGGAAGGGGTGCTGGAGACCCTGATCCAGACCCAGCAACAGATGAAATGGGCCCCCCATCCCCGGGTGCTTCTGGAAATGGCCTTGGTTCGGATCTGCCACCACTCCGGACCCCCTTCACCCCAAGAGCGCGGAGATGCGGATTTGATCGCCGGCCTGCAGGAACAGTTAAAACAGCTGAAACAAAAGGTGGAGGAATTGAGCGGCCTTGCCGCTTCCCCGCCTGTTGCCGAGCCGGCCCCGCCTCCCTCTGTGCGGCGGGAACCGGCAGCGGGAGGAGGAGAGAGGACGGGTCGAAAAAATTTGGGCCCGGCCCGGTTGGCCCCCCTGTTAAAAGAGGCTTCCACTGAGGCTTTGCAAAAACTGCAACGGGCATGGCCGGAAGTGCTGGCCCGGGTCAAGGAGCGGAAAATCACGGTCCATGCCTGGTTGATCGACGGGGAGCCGGTTGCGGCCACGGAGGACACTCTCCTGATGGCCTTCAAGAACAACATTCACCGGGAGACCACGGAGAAGGATTCCAATAAAAAGCTGATTGAGCAAGTGATGAAAGAAGTACTCGGCTCCACGATCCGTCTGATGACCGTGATGCGGGAGGATTGGGAAAAGGAGCGTTCGGCTGCGGGGGTCCCCTCCGTCACCGGGAGGGAATCAGGGGAAAAGGAAGTTCCCCCCCAAGAGGGATCCGAGTCCGATGACCCCGTGGAAAGGGCTGTGGAGATGTTTGGCAAAGATATGGTTGAAATCACGGATTGACCCACTTCGCTGTGGGCAGGGAGGTTTGGATAAATGAAAAACATGAACCAAATGATGAAGCAGATGAAAAAGATGCAAGCGCAAATGGCCAAGGCTCAAGAGGAGTTGGCTGATAAGGAAGTGGAGGGAACGGCGGGAGGCGGTGTGGTCAAGGTCGTGATGAACGGACACAAACAGGTGCTGTCCGTGGAGATTGACCCGGAAGCGGTGGATCCCGAAGATGTGGAAATGTTGCAAGACATGGTGACTGCCGCATTTAACGAAGCGATGAAAAATGTGGACGACCTGGTTTCAAAAGACCTGGGGAAACTGACCGGAGGTTTGAATATCCCGGGTCTGTTTTAAGACCGGATCACATCTGCAGCCTGTTCAGGTGAACAGGCTCTTTACTTGATTTGAACTCACCGGAAAGGAGGGAGGGCGGATGAATGTACCCGAGCCCATATCGAAACTGATCGACGGGTTTATGAGGTTGCCGGGTATTGGACCCAAGACGGCCCAACGCCTGGCTTTCTTTGTGCTGGGGATGGAAGAAGAGGATGTGATGGAACTGGCCAAAGCGCTGGTTCATGCCAAGCGGGATTTAAAACGGTGCCAGGTGTGCAGCAATATCACCGATCAACCGGTCTGTTCCGTCTGCAGGGATAAAAGTCGGGATCGTTCCATGATCTGTGTTGTTCAAGATCCGAGAGATGTGATCGCCATGGAGAGAACCCGGGAGTACGCCGGATTGTATCATGTGTTGCACGGAGCGATCTCGCCGATGGAAGGAATCGGACCGGATGAACTGAGCATACCGGACTTGTTGAAACGGCTGGAGGATGAAACCGTTCAGGAAATGATTTTGGCGACTAACCCCAACATTGAAGGTGAAGCCACGGCGATGTACTTGCAACGACTGGTGAAGCCCTTCGGTATCAAAGTGACACGAATAGCCCATGGCCTGCCTGTGGGCGGTGACCTGGAATATGCCGATGAAGTCACACTGACCAAAGCTCTGGAAGGAAGAAGGGAGCTTTGAACTGAATCGGGAGTTTCTTTGCAAGAGCCGGGGAAAATGATTTCACCATGTTCGTCCTAAAAGCGTTATGAATCAGTGCATTCTTGGACGGTCGGGATTGGGTTTCACATGTCGTTTTCGTTGTTCTTACGATCCAAAATCACTCCATGTGAAACCCAACCCTCCGTGCATAGCGAGACCGGGAACGGAGTGACCTAGGCGAGACTTGTGCTGGTGAGTGCATAGCGAGACCGGAAACGAAGTGACCTTGGCGAGACTTGTGCCCTAAGGGTATGACGGCTTTTTCACAATACTTCTAAGGAGGGGTCGCCAATGCTCCCGAATGTTTCCGTTCAGCCTGCCGGGAAGGGCCCGGATCCGGACAAAAACCCTGTCTCCGCCAAACTTCGCTTGGCAGCTGCCTGGCTTCTTTGCTTCAGTTATTTCTATATGATTCCCATGGAGTTTTCCTCACTTGAGTGGGAAAAAACGGGGGAAGGGCTGTGGCGGGCCACTGAAGGGGGCACGGGTCTCCTTGTGGCAGTCCAGCTCCTGTTGTGGCTGACAGGCACGCTGCTGGTCTCCATCCTGTTTCTGGTGACCGGCCTGGTCGGAGGCTTTCAATATGAGAGGAAGCCGGGGGATGGCCCGCTTCGGGGAAGGGATCTGGCCTATTACTTCGCCTGGGTTCAGGTTCTCACTTTCGCCTCTTTATTTCTCTTCTCGCCGTTTGTCCAGGATGGGGGTTGGATCTCCACATTTCTTCCCTATTTTCCCCATCTGCTCATGGTGCTGTTGGCCCTCTTCTTGTTTCGGGGGCGGTTATCCAGCCTGGGGTTCCGTTCCTTCCCGGGAAGGCGCTGGTTGGGGATCTGTGCCGCTGTGGGTATTGCCTATGCCTTCATTTATTTTCTGTTGGATCCTTTGGTGACGGAACCGGTGGCACGGATCTTCTCGCTGGATATGACCTCATGGCGGGAGGACAGCATCAGCCGGGGATTGGCGAAGGCGGCGGGATTGGGCTGGGTGTTTGGGGCGGGCCAAGTGCTCATGATCGGTGTGATCGGGCCCATCGCGGAAGAAGTGCTGTTTCGGGGAGTTTTGATGGGGGTATTGGCGAAACGGGTGGGGGTTGCCGCCGCTGTCTTCCTTTCCTCTGCTGTCTTTGCCCTGTCCCATGTGGATGTGGCATTTTTGGCTCCGCTTTTTGTGATGGGACTGATCCTGGGAATCCTGTACGCGTATTTCAAAAACCTCTGGGTACCCATTCTTTTTCACATAGTGAACAACACCGTTTCCGTGGTGTTGGACTTGCTTCAAATGAATGGATGATGAAAGACAGCCGGACCCTGATCCAGCTTTTTTACAGAAACCCAGGGTCTTGCCGGTTCTACCTTCTCCTCTCCGCTCATATGCTTGTACCAACGGAAAGGAGGCAAGGGGGATGGCAATTGAATGGTGGATGCTGGCTGCCGCTGTCAGCGTGATTCTGTTTATGTTGATCAGCAGATCCGTGGTTAAACCCCTCCGTTGGATTTGGTACAGTCTGTTATATTCAGCGGTGGGGGCCTTGCTGTTGTTTGTGCTGAACCTGGCTGCTGAGTGGGTTGAATTCCGGATCCCCATCAATCCGGTAACAGCCTTTATCACCGGGGTGCTTGGATTACCGGGGCTGGTATGTTTGGTGATGGTGAAACTGTTTTTAGTGGGGGGATAAATAAAATCCAAAAAAGGTGTTGACGAAGGAAGGAGTTCGTGGTAAATTAATATCTGTCGCCGCAAGATCGGCCTGACCGGCCGGATCCGAGGCAGACACGAGTAAAAATAAAAAAGCTGTTGACAGGAACGACGGAGCATGATAAGATAGTTCTTGTCGCCGCGAGAGAGGCACTCGCCTCGCCGAGCGGCAGAAACAGCGAGATCGAGCGTTCCTTGAAAACTGAAGAGCGAAAGAACGACCCTGTCATAAATGAGCAATCAACTCTTTATTGAAGAGTTTGATCCTGGCTCAGGACGAACGCTGGCGGCGTGCCTAATACATGCAAGTCGAGCGATCTGGAGGTTGGAGATTAGAGGTTAGAAGTTAGACGAAACCAATCGGCGAAGCCGATTGGATGAATCTGATTTCCAACTTCCAATCTCCAACTTCCAGGGAGCGGCGGACGGGTGAGTAACACGTGGGCAACCTGCCCGCAAGACCGGGATAACTCCGGGAAACCGGGGCTAATACCGGATGATGCCTCTTCCTGCATGGGAGGATGCTGAAAGGCGGCCTTTGGCTGTCACTTGCGGATGGGCCCGCGGCGCATTAGCTGGTTGGTGAGGTAACGGCTCACCAAGGCGACGATGCGTAGCCGACCTGAGAGGGTGACCGGCCACACTGGGACTGAGACACGGCCCAGACTCCTACGGGAGGCAGCAGTAGGGAATTTTCCGCAATGGGCGCAAGCCTGACGGAGCAACGCCGCGTGAGTGAGGACGGCTTTCGGGTTGTAAAACTCTGTTCTTCGGGAAGAACGGTCGAAGGGTGAACAATCCTTTGGCATGACGGTACCGGAGGAGAAAGCCCCGGCTAACTACGTGCCAGCAGCCGCGGTAATACGTAGGGGGCAAGCGTTGTCCGGAATTATTGGGCGTAAAGCGCGCGCAGGCGGCCTGTTAAGTCTGGTGTGAAAGACCACGGCTCAACCGTGGGGTGGCATCAGAAACTGGCGGGCTTGAGTGCAGGAGAGGAGAGTGGAATTCCCGGTGTAGCGGTGGAATGCGTAGAGATCGGGAGGAACACCAGTGGCGAAGGCGACTCTCTGGCCTGTAACTGACGCTGAGGCGCGAAAGCGTGGGGAGCGAACAGGATTAGATACCCCGGTAGTCCACGCCGTAAACGATGAGTGCTAGGTGTTGGGGGTTTCCGCCCTCTGTGCCGAAGGTAACCCAATAAGCACTCCGCCCGGGAGTACGGCCGCAAGGCTGAAACTCAAAGGAATTGACGGGGGCCCGCACAAGCGGTGGAGCATGTGGTTTAATTCGAAGCAACGCGAAGAACCTTACAGGGAGCTTGACATCCCGCTGACCGGTGTAGAGATACACCTTCCCTTCGGGGCAGCGGTGACAGGTGGTGCATGGTTGTCGTCAGCTCGTGTCGTGAGATGTTGGGTTCAGTCCCGCAACGAGCGCAACCCCTTGTCGTCAGTTGCCAGCACATGATGGTGGGCACTCTGGCGAGACAGCCGGTGAAAGCCGGAGGAAGGTGGGGATGACGTCAAATCATCATGCCCCTTATGTCCCGGGCTACACACG is part of the Kroppenstedtia eburnea genome and harbors:
- a CDS encoding pro-sigmaK processing inhibitor BofA family protein, with the protein product MAIEWWMLAAAVSVILFMLISRSVVKPLRWIWYSLLYSAVGALLLFVLNLAAEWVEFRIPINPVTAFITGVLGLPGLVCLVMVKLFLVGG
- a CDS encoding CPBP family intramembrane glutamic endopeptidase; its protein translation is MLPNVSVQPAGKGPDPDKNPVSAKLRLAAAWLLCFSYFYMIPMEFSSLEWEKTGEGLWRATEGGTGLLVAVQLLLWLTGTLLVSILFLVTGLVGGFQYERKPGDGPLRGRDLAYYFAWVQVLTFASLFLFSPFVQDGGWISTFLPYFPHLLMVLLALFLFRGRLSSLGFRSFPGRRWLGICAAVGIAYAFIYFLLDPLVTEPVARIFSLDMTSWREDSISRGLAKAAGLGWVFGAGQVLMIGVIGPIAEEVLFRGVLMGVLAKRVGVAAAVFLSSAVFALSHVDVAFLAPLFVMGLILGILYAYFKNLWVPILFHIVNNTVSVVLDLLQMNG